Within the Phaseolus vulgaris cultivar G19833 chromosome 9, P. vulgaris v2.0, whole genome shotgun sequence genome, the region GCCTTTGTAAGGACAGTTTCAGGCTCATACCCACGTAGAAAGGGGGGAAAACGTTATTGTTTGCTAACTATTTAAGTTGAAGACTTGTTGCTCTTGATTGTGCTAATTGGaagtgaaattttttattttatgttattccTTTTTTTCCTCTGTAAATATCTACGTAGAAGTTTATCAAACATACCTTAGGTAGAGTAGGAACAACCTTAAAATAGACAACTCACTGATAAGGATGCATGACATGGTTTTGACTGCTTCCTGCACTTTCATATGCTCTTCTCTCATCTccttaattttttgtatttcaaAAATGTCTTCctgaaatattttggattacgtaatccagaagatcgtaattaatttttagattatgaaatatgtaagttaatttttagattatgaaatatgtaagttttttttagaTGCGTGATTcgtgattaatttttttattacatgatCTGAAAGCttgattagtttttttattacataatctgaaagttttttttaatataatattagctTCCGTAATTAATTTGAAAGTCTTTGATGGGTGATtagtttttggattatataatttaaatttaaatttagtttttggattttataatttaaattttttttctaaatttgagAGTAGTTTGTGGATATATGtgattcaaattttaaaatattatttttaaaaaatatattttagattacataatGGGGGATGagtttttggattatataatttaaatttttttcctaaATTTGAGAGTAGCGTGTGGATATATAAAAttcaacttttaaaatattattttttaaaagtatattttagattacataatttataagttattttttaaatttgattcggactatataatttaaaatatatataattttttaaaattgcttTGAATTTTATATAGATGGGTGACAtataagaaagataaaaaagtattttcatattttacatGGATAAAGAtcaataaacataaaaatattgtattgaGTGATCCAACAACATATGGTTCTTGAAAGTGCAAAACatttgtcaattttgatttttttttctcatcatGCATAATGTTAACCGTGTCATATACATAGCATTAAATGTTCCTTGGTATCTGTAAGCATCTATGTATCTTTACATTTGAGGATTAAATCGACACTTTGATAAGCCTCATTGACACCTATTTCATCATTTTCATGCATTTCTAGCATCTTCTTTATCCTTGAAATCAAATTAATAAAAGCAGGTAGATCCTTAAATAATTTGGTTCATTCAACGTATGCACTCATTTAAATTAAGCAAGACATAAAAACCAGAAAACGAAATGATCAATAAAGGAACCTGATTAGTAAAGTAGGACAATAAACCAAAAGAGAAATGATTAAACAAATCACTAAACTACAAGATACAGTAATAATAAAATGCTGAATAGatgaaattttaattctaattgtCATTTTTGTACTATTTTTAgctgttataattttttatttttttttaaagtttgttATAAAATGTCATTCTTTAAATTGTCATTGCGTATTACTTGTAAAAGCCATtacaaaaaaatgtttaaatttacGAGAATCAAaatcaacaaagaaataaatataaacagaACTAAAAGCCACAGGTTTGGCCTAGTTAATCCAGAGGCTACAAGTAAACAAGGTTCAACAATGTATCAtggaaattaaagtaacaaaagCCCTAAACCAGCCTTACAGGAATTGAACAttctcaaaacaaaaaaaagacttccatttgagaaaaatatgatattaaCTTCTTAATAAACTAAAAGCAGtcacatttataaaaaattcttgTATTTatgaagaaatcaattttagtttCTTTAGATTTTGCTTCttgcaaaaatatttttccttgGTTAACTGGAATAGCAGTATAATTAGAGTTAATATATACATTAATTTGTAAACTGTGCATTTGCTTTCTGAAAGGGGAAACCGATTGATAGTGTGGCaaccactatatatatatatatagagattATACAGTATTATAGATGGAGCAAACTGAATGAATGAGATGTTATTTCAATATGACTGaatgaatataaaatttgaCACTCATGAAGAACCATGAGCTGAAAACAGCTAAACTTCTTAACTATAACAGAAAACACTCCTTTTCAGGGCTTAACTATTTTCAAAATTGAAAGAGCATGAATTGGTTGCAACTTGGATTGGCAGAAGCTCTGCCACAACTCCATCTTCTGTTCCTTGTCCTTAGTCAGTGCCTCACACACGGCAGTTGCAATACTTCGGGCTGCATCTCTTGCCTCTGGAAGTCTATCATTCACTAAATCAGCTGCCACTTCAATCAGTTCAGCCATCCCAAACTGCTCCATTTCTTCAACAACCTGCTCACATTCACATCCTACCTTAAAACACTGCATAACAATGTAAAAGAAATAGTGAAAGACATGTGTTTGCAGTGTTCACTCACCATCTTTGAGACACAGTTGGAGAGAGAAACAGCAGCCTTGGCCCTGATCCTAGGGTTTTTGTGACTCACATATACCCTTAGTTTCTGAAGCAGAGGAAGAGGGGTCATGGAACTCACCATTGAGCCAAGTGCCCTATCAGCCTCTTCACACACAAACTTTTTATCTTGGGAAGCTTTTAGCAGCAGCTGCAGCAGCTGTTGGACCAAACAACACATTCCAACCCATTAGTTAAGAGAGTTTAAAACATGTTTAAGGTCCCTCAACCTCAAGTTTTGATCAAAATTTATCTCAGTCATTGTGTGAGAGATTTAAGAACAAAATCCACAACATTTTACAAATTTAGGAACTAAAACCACCaattttgatgaaaaaaaaatacttttcgAATGAACCCTAAAGAATTTATCCTAGAAAAAAGATCACATAAGAAAAATCTGAGTCCAAGTACCAAGCCATCAAATGCATCAGAGGTCTCGGGGTCAAGCAACTTGTCACCAGAGGCGTTAAAAATATCAGCAGCAGCCATAATTGCGGTTTTGCAAAGGGCACTACGAGGGTTCCTCATTGTCTTCGCCACCACCAACACAATATTTCCCCTGCCCACAACATCATCTCATAAATTCCTCGAAACCCAATTGCCCCCACAATCAAAGCTCAAaactttaacaaaaaaaatataaatttaaacaaagaaaaataacatCAAATATCACTTACAAGATGGGCAATAGAAGGGATGAATGGAACAACGCGAATCGCCTAGCATTGTTCAGCGACTCACAAACCTTGATCCAATTTTTCGaatccaaatcttcaatcaaacTCTGCATTTCCAAACATTTTCCCTTTTCAGATAGAATGCCCCGAAGAGACTGAATTTCAAAGCTCTAATCGCGCAAACGAGAGAAACaagaacacacacacacacaaaccTGAATCCTAACTTCTGGATCCGACAAGGGTTTAAGGTTGTCAGAAGAGACATAGTCAACAGTGGCATCCCCTGATGAAGGCAAGGGAACTTGGTTTTCGTCATTGATAACAGCATCACGATCTTGTTGTTTTTGGGTTGCAACAGCGATCTTGGGTTGTTTTTTGGGTCTCTCTGGGGTTGTTGTTGGGAGAGCGTTGCCGATGGGTCTGAGAGCCATTGTGAGCGGTGCAGAGCAAAGAGATGATCGAAAACTGAGAGTGAGAGAGTGAAAGATTTGATGGGTTCCAAGAAAATTTGATTCGTTGTATAAAAATCGCAGCTTTTGTGCTTAGGTTTAAAAATGGAAAGAGACGTTGGAGTGTTGCGTGCGTAACGGTAACATTTCGAAGTGGCAAGGTTTGTTTCAAAGTGAAACAGCGTAATTCGGTGTATGATATTATTAGAAGTTGAGATTTAAATTTGTGTGTAATTTACAGTAaaaacatgtatttttttaataaataaaagaagaaaaataaatataaatttagaataattgaaaacaagtttcaatttttttttattttataaaataaatttagtcGAACAATCTAATGCAATAATTTAgtctaaatttatttaaatattaatttttctattaGTAGTAGAGGAATTATGTTTATAAGATATTCgctttttaaatgtttattataGAGACCACACTAAAACGATAATAGAGATATATTAGAGGAAtcatttatatgtttaatataaaattatttttataaattaatatttattagtttatgatgtttttaaatattatatcatttgtacaactattttttttaaaaaaaagttaataatttataactttCTTAGTTTAtaccttatttttttattaagagtgtTAGTATCAGTTAAATTCATttactgttcttaattttataaaataaaataaaatctaattcTTAAATTGATCTTAATTATAATCAACAGAAATGatgttcaaatttaaaataataactttaGTAACATAAATAGTTGAAATTTTGTGTTTATTGAATAACATTGATAATCTTCACTAGTGATTCTTCATAGTATGAAGGCAAATTATAACCAACATTCATGAAAAAGTTAACAAAAGTAACTTTTTTGGAGAAGAAGTTAAGAATCATATTCTacttttaaaaatgtaattcaTTAGCAATCACAACAATTCACTTCAAGTGGTTTGGTTGTTATTGATTGTGGTGGTATTATGAAAAGAGAGCACTTTAATGTTgaggcaaattcttcctacatGATCTCTTTTCAAAAAtttccaaatttatttttattttggaaataaaaatatgaaatttatgaaaaataaatttggaatAAATTGTGGTGTTctgaaaattatatttcaaaatagaatttgaaaatcaaaatttcatactgaaaaaataatttcggaataaaaaatatattttggaaaaaaatccaaaaaattcttacaagaatttatgaaattcaaaaaatattttaaaaatccaaatctaaaaatatgtttaaatataaaagttatgaaagtatttttaatttatatcctttatttaagaatatttttaatatttcctATAAAAAGTCAAATATGTTGAGTGTGAAGACATGACCAATTGGACTGGGctcaaaaacttgatgactttttacggcaagtgcaccgcgttgtcagaagtaataattgtccctaaggacggatatcgatcccacaaagaacagtgaattatcgagtacaatattcgttaaatataacaacagaacaataaaaaagagtgtgaagtgattatgttggcactgatcaataagaaaacaaacacaaagaattagttgcttcaattggacaaattgggattaagtttcatctctctcactctcatgtattttgattagcatcttaatattaatttctttaattgaaattgatgcccgtataaaaatcatttatatcgattcctcgcatataaaatccttaagaatgttccctaactatcgatccctcgcatacttataagaacaacttagaacgaagctcagacgtttaatagcaattaacatttcaagtgtattcctagcactcaaatatgttaagtattgttgtttaggtccgaaccctaaaaatacctcccggtcagatttaagattctcaatttgtcacggagaattaaaagtaaaacaacaatatcaataatcaatcaagaactgaatattaatatataaaatatcacctcaatacataagagtttgagcagattactcccaatcccaaagggtagaattagccacgcatacttctatcaccttccattatcccaattgggttacaattcactctatggtgttttcctctcaatctggcacactaaggttgagcctctagccctctatttatcctagttttctagggttaggttgtttattgtgttgcgctaatgggctaaatgataaaacataaaaaggcccaatatttctttgcatctttttccattcattctgggaccttctatctttatctttttggctcaaatcattcatctttaatccaaatctccaattttccttagaaatctgcaattaacaccaaatttgggaataaaatactcttattcaaataaagatcataaaaaatgtaaaaatgtataaattcataaattagggattattttatatgtaaattagcaataaatcctcataagtgcctatattttaatatgaaatattactgaaattagacacttatcaactGGGCTGACTAGAGACACCATGTTTTAGCGGGAGAACTTAATTATATCTTTGTATctgtaataaaattgtaataaacagaatgaaaacctaattagGTTGCAGATTgacgaccgaaccacgttaaatcttgtgttgtttattttctgcagttaATTCGTGATTATGTGTTGTTTCCGCGGACTTTTTTTTCCATTTGAATGTAtttcacttttatttaaaaatatttatcattttatataaaaactcgAATGTAGGTTGAAATTGATCgaaaataattatctaatgtTGATTGtgatcaaattttattttctaaaaaaaagagGTAGTGAACTCTAGTCTTTAATGAATGATTgccatttttttgtttttggtttcCTACACTTAAGTGATTTGTAGAATGGTGTGTTTATGATGTTGAtgtgtataaatattttaaaaaaaacaaagaaaaaagagGGAAGAAATGCAAAATAATGCATCTTATCCTTTTTGTCATTATGAGCAAATTTTAGCCTTTATTTGGAATTGCAAACAAAATGGTTGTCATCTAATTTTAGAAAACCAAAAtctatggaaaaaaaaaatcttagatCAAATATTACAAAACTTTTATCTAATAGATTCTATGAGTAAGAAGGCTAAATAATTTCTACTACCATGTTTTTTAGGTCAAACTCgaatgtgtgtgtgtatatatatatatatatatatatatatatatatatatataatttcactTAGGGTTTATGACATCAATAAAAATCTCTTGATCCAAAACTATACAGTTAAAAGTTTATTCTAATAATGGTGAAATGgagataattaataattattttataagttagtattcaaaaaaattatttaatctgAATGGAGatatgtatttaaatattttctaacaTTTAATCACattgtaattttaatataaagacactttagtaatttttaaacatactaatttatataaacattattctataacATTGATCAAATTATTCATCTACtttgtctttattttcttaatttttacttttttttctttaatttaaataatcttATATTCTACTCTatttctcttattttcttttcatttataCTTTCCACTCGGTAATTCAAATAAAGACTTAGTCATAGAtatctaagtttttttttaaatatatttttaattattgtcctttagtaatattttaaaaaattaaattgtttcaatCAAACTTTCTTTAAATGTTATATACCAAATTGTTACTAAAACTTTGGAAGTAATTGGTGATAAGTGTTTTCTGTCGGTGGCAATAGATTAACTTTCCATAGAAAGGTTAATTAGCatcattatttttcatttttcaaaagaaattttGGAATCATATTCTACTACTTTTAAAAGTGAAATACTTTAtttgaatattaataatacaaagTGTTGTTTGGCAGATTCATTTCTTTTCAAGAGTTTTGATTTTGGCTTTAGTGGTTGTATTATTTGGAATGTGTTTTCAGgtttattataaatgttaataatTAGTGATAAActatttgagatttttttttcttcttaaaaaaaaGGTTTTGCTGATTATATTTCAAGTTTGTATAACTGTAACTAGttcatttaaattataattaacttatCTTTTagataaaatgttaaatttgagtatttaaattaaaaaaaaagtgattagAAAATTTTGGAGAGCTCATATCaattaacactaaaaaaaatcattaaatagaaactaattttagataccaaaacaatTAGTTACTATGTGATTAAAATagtattgatatctaaagtagtttctatcattaatttttttttataaaatggtttataaattggtatccaactattaactaccaaagttttaactactttatattttaaatagtttctattagtcttagactaatttagaatctaaaataccAGTCTCTAAAATTTAAGTAGCTAATTTGGATGCAAATTTAGAAActgttataaaattttattaataacagaaaccattttagatataaatattattttcctctaaattagtatataatttagttaatatagtgactaattatttttatctataaatttgattactatttaatgattttcttgccGTGTAGATATAACAATGTTGGTTTTATTTAAAACCCACTCTTTAACATGATATAAGAGTCATATAGAGTATATTCTAGGAAGAGTTTGTTATACTTATGAGATCACCGTTATTGAGTCGTGGTGGTTTTCTCCTTCTTGACCATTTACTCACTTTTACAATTACTTTTACAAGATTGTCTGATGGAGAGAAAAATGTCTCACGTACTTGGTTGAAGTAGGAACAATTTCTttcacttaataaaaaaaaacgatTACATCACATTCCATCAATGTGCCTAAATATAGAAacaaaatttttcaaaaatatctttgaactttatgatttatttatttttaaatcacaAATATACCACGTAAGACATATATTCATCTTTTATAGAAAGATGTAAACTAAAAGAAATGTTGAAAACTTTAcattaactaaataaataaatatttcataattaaGTACAAATCTAATATttgtaaactaattttataaggttattagattttgtattattttattctctAGTGTTATGGAAGTGTATTAGTTTATATAAGAATTTGATTATTATAATAAAGATATTTGAAAAGGTGACCTTAAATAAAAGAATGAAGTTTATGCATAAAGAGTCTCTAGCAGGACCCAAGTCCATGGCACGTGACATTACGTAGCAACACAAAACACTGAAAAtagcaaaaatatattaatatttttttatgctacaaaaaatatttaatacagtGCATGTGGtgatagtttttattttaatttgggacgattttttattattttaacctaataataaagtataaagattttatCAGCTATGTCACAAGAAAAAAATCATGGgaaaaactatatttaaaaaataaataaattttttttatacatactttaaattttttcatCCAACAATTTCAGATGATACGGATTAATAGACattaaaaataagatatataataatctgaagagattaaaatagtagttataaagattaaaacgattaagtattaaataaaaaaataagttataaatTCTTAGAAAgactaaataaataataaatcgAAAACAATTATTAGATAATTTCCTATTGTAAAGTTTATATCCTCCTTGATGATTTATATTAAACATGTactcttttttatttcaaattaattgatgttttagtatttttttttaaaaaaatggtgttgtttttagtatataataaaatacGAAACTTCTATTCTAATTGTATTGttactaaatatttttgttttgaaatatttatcGGAGTGACCATTAATGCGCGTGTAGCACGAGATTAGGGAAAAAAATTATTCccttttttcagaaaaaaattgggaaaataatatttagaatGCACAATGTCCGGTAAGGGCGAGGCCGACCCTTGATCTCCCTGACCGAGACCCACCTTACTGCCCGAGACTTGGTCTACCTGACTGAGGCCAGGGGAACCTGGCCGAGACCTGAAAGACTCGGCCGAGACGACGAGGTCGATGGTCTACCTGGTCGAGACCTCAGAAGACTTGACCGAGACGACCGAGACAAGGGAACTTGGCCGACGGCCGACCCATATTACCGCTaatgctcaaaccaaggtcagtgaagctaatctgTCATTAAGAaataggtaatgcaaccctaaacAGGGTCCACTCCGATAAACGGACCCAACAAGATAgaccattagaataatataaatagcacacatcccaaggagtaaggtatgtcatttattactgttcacctacctgagagctgaccacccactttactgacttgagcgtcggagtgccttcgcaggtattccaccatccggtgttcacacGAGACCGAGTGCCAAAGGAGAAGCaagaggacgagaagaatcccagctcatcacccagtcacctgaccgaccgaaggaaggagaaaagatTTCAATAGTTCTTTAGATCTCATCTCCGTAGGAACACACAATGTTTTTTCTATATTACctgagaaaataatatataagatcTCATTAAACctgataaattaatattttgtaaatatgTTAACAAACTCAACAATATGTAAAAAcaatgttattaatatattaaatttagtcacttttaaaatgattttttctagttatttattaataaaacacACACATAATATTTCAAGAGACAAATAAAGAAAACCAAATTTAATACTtcaataaaagttataaaatattttataaaagatcGATTTTCTTCTTGACCATGTTGTATATTAagaatcataataaattttagtGGCTACCATGTTTAATACTGTTATAAAAacgtatatatttttaaaaattaaatactacATTAATAGCTtacacttatatatatatatatgtggatatcattatttttgtcttttctatctttaatttatagatttttttttaatttataaattttgaaagcaTTAAATCTAAAGAAGAAACACTTGAGAAACAGTTTGGTATGAGCATGAAAATATTTTGCCGACATATCCATTCAGACGAGTTAATGAAGAAGAATACTAAGAACACAAACATAAATTATGATTAAACTAAAGAGGAAGGTAATAAATTTGAAGGAAGATAAGcatgaattatatattatatagcaCATATACACACTTGATAAACCTTAAATTATGATTAAACTAAAGAGGAagataataaatttgaaaaactgagatgtcaagttgtataatgatgtctaacatgaaaacttttgtataaaaaaaacaacacgaGTTATATGCTATATAACACATATACATATCATAATACGGACACAAACACTTTGACATgtgtaatttttaatatttatatattataaatattataaattatataaattgacaatcaAGATTTGTGGGAATAAGTATGATTGAGTTTTTTTAGcatttttgtaataaaaaaatattctttttatataattataataaaaatttatgcaatacatttgaaattttgaaaaattattgtatttagttttttttttttttaaattgtgttagaacctaTGCAGCACAGACGACGTGCTGCATACGACGAACACAGATACTGATACTATACGAAGATATAGATACtcataatctctaaaataatttaggaCACGAgaacacaaatttatatattatataaattaacaataaagatttatgtacaGAAAATATGTTTCAGATATTTTTGGagtagaaaaatgtttttcatggttagttcaaaatgatttgttctttatttttataattcatacaataaatttaaattttaaaaaaataatatatataatttttgttttaaaattatgttagaacgATGCAATATGTATCTGACAAAATATTGGTATCCAATACCAACACACCATCTTAGAAGAGTTTTCAAACCTAACTAACAAACTTGGAGAGTAAGAGTATCCATATTAACACATCATTTAAGAATTTGAGAAACGTATTCAACCTtcattatatgtatatatatagttatatatagTTGCAATCCACAGTAAAGTGGTGGACCTGACCTCATCCTCTAACACCCCACGCTACTTCTT harbors:
- the LOC137822613 gene encoding uncharacterized protein, which produces MALRPIGNALPTTTPERPKKQPKIAVATQKQQDRDAVINDENQVPLPSSGDATVDYVSSDNLKPLSDPEVRIQSLIEDLDSKNWIKVCESLNNARRFALFHSSLLLPILGNIVLVVAKTMRNPRSALCKTAIMAAADIFNASGDKLLDPETSDAFDGLLLQLLLKASQDKKFVCEEADRALGSMVSSMTPLPLLQKLRVYVSHKNPRIRAKAAVSLSNCVSKMVVEEMEQFGMAELIEVAADLVNDRLPEARDAARSIATAVCEALTKDKEQKMELWQSFCQSKLQPIHALSILKIVKP